In the Salvia miltiorrhiza cultivar Shanhuang (shh) chromosome 8, IMPLAD_Smil_shh, whole genome shotgun sequence genome, TTAAAGTCAATGCAATTAGtatattcaataattttttaatttctctctcttctactaATGCTGCcgtctttttaaaaaaaagggaCCCaccatttataaattaaagacTGCAGTAtcagataattaaaaaaaactttaaTTTCCATTTCACTATACTGAAAATTTATGGAAGGAAAGCCTCCAAATTTCGGCTCCCTCCAAATGCATGAATTAGTCACCTATTTAAACATAAAAGCACTATTCCAGCATCATTTACACTCCATTCGAAGGTTCAAAATACAACAATGGAGCTCATGTCTTCCAAAAAACACCTAACTATAGAAGAGCAAAATGCTATGGCTCATTGGCTTCTCGCAAATAGCACCAACGGGAAAACGAACGATGTAGCACAAAAGGAGGAAGCTGCTATGTTTGGTGTGTCGAGACGATCGGTGCGTCATTTCTGGAGCAAAACAAAACAGAAGATTCAGTCAGGTACACCAGTGATATTCACATCAGCTCACAAAGGTGTGATACACAAAGATATGAAAAAACTTGATGTTGAGAAGGTTAAGTCATTGTCCATTCTTGAGAGGTCTACAATTCGTAAAATGGCTGTCAAGCTTCAAGTTAGCAAGAGCTTACTCGGGCAGTGGATAAAAAGAAAGGAATTAAGACCACATACAAGTGCAATCAAACCACTCTTGACTGATGTAAACAAGATAGCAAGGATGAAGTATTGTTTAAGTAATGTTGTGTATGATGCAGCAATGTCAAGGTACAGTTATCAAAGCATGCATAACGTTGTTCATATAGACGAGAAATTGTTCTATATGACCAAGACATCGGATAGGTATTACATACTCCCTAAAAAAACAGACCCGTACAGAGCATGCAAGTCTAAACGTTTCATGACAAAGGTGATGTTTATGTGTGCTGTCACTAGGCCACAATTTTCAACAGATGGGCAGGAGCTATTTGATGGAAAGATTGGAATCTTTCCATTTACTACAGTCGAGGCAACcaagagaaaatcgaaaaacaGAGCAAAGGGTGTTTTAGAAGTGAAGCCAATTCAGTCAATAATCAAAGAGGTAATCAAAGAGTGCATTATTTCATCATATAGCTGCTGCCACATTATTTCAGATTATACCAGCAATTAAAGAGAAGTGGCCAAAATCATATCAACTTAAGCATATCATCATTCAACGGGATAATGCAAAACCACATTTCAATAAAGACGATCCAGATTTTATAACTGCTGCCAACAGTGATGGATTCAAGGTTGAGCTAGTTTGCCAACCAGCCAACTCACCTGACCTAAATGTCAATGACTTAGGTTTTTTTAGGGCTATACAATCACTGCAAGATGACAAGATGGCAAAAACTATTGAAGACCTACTGCAGAATGTGTTGATTTCTTTCCAAGAGCTTTCAGCAGTTACACTCAACAATGTCTTCTTGACATTGCAAAGGTGTTTAACTGAGATAATGCGAGTTCAAGGAAGCAATGACTACAAGATTCCACACATAAACAAATCAAGGCTCTTGAGGATGGGAATGCTGCCAGAATGCATAGAAGTGGATGAATGACTTATCAAAGACAGCCTAACTCATGCGATGCAGTTTAATGTGAATGCAGGCACAAATTATGACATTGGGGAGCTTATGCATCATTTTGGATTTGGCTAAGGGTTAGTATAGTTTTCTTGTTCTCATTTTGTGTGTGTTTACACTAGGAACAACTTAATAGGGTTGTTTATCATGTAAACATAGGGCTTTAGTCTCAGCCTTTATTTTGTACAAAATGAAGCATCATAGACCTTTTATTAAACCTCCAATTACTAGGGATTTCAATACCTAGTGGTGGCTTTGCTTAGATTTCATCACACATCACAGATCACAGAGAGGAAGAAAACCTCCAACAACTAGGGAATGAAGCCTTAGTGGTGGCTTTCATATAACCCTCAGTAAAACATATCATAGGGCAACAATGGAGCAAGTAAATCACAGACCGAGCAACAGAGGGACAATAAACCTCCAACAATAGCATCACATATACAGTAAGGAGCAACCACAGTATAGCAAATCACAGATCAAGCAACAACACCGTAACAAATCACAAATCCAGCAACACAGACATAGAGAAAACCTCCAACAACTAGGGAATGTAGCCCTAGAGGTGGCTTTTATCTAACCCTCAGTAAAACACATCATAGGGCAACAATAGACAGAGCAAATCACAGATCGAGCAACAATATCATAAGATAATCACAGATCGAGCAACAATATCATCAAAAAACACATTTGTGCATCAGAGAGTTAACACCTGATTAGGGGACATTGCATAAGCCCGGGAAGTAAATCAGCATGATTCTGATGAAGGCTGGAGACAGCCCATACTTCCAAGACCGCGACTCGACGTTACCCGGCGTCTCTACTCCGTCAACGGCGAGTCCACCGGTGCTCGATTCAACCTCTGATCGCGATTGGAGTTGTCCCGCAGTCGATTCGTCATTGGCGCGAGATCCGGCGTCTCTACGTCGTCAACAGCAAGATCCGACGTCTCTACTCTGTCAGCCGGCGTCGATTCGTCATTTTCGAGTGAAGCCAAGTTTGTTTCAGGTACAAACTCGCTGAAATCAGAAGAGGTTTCATAAACCTCCAACAAATCAGAGAGCGTATCGAAGGATAATGGGTAAGCAGGGAGCGTCGAGTGGATAGAGGGAGCGTCGAGAGTGAAATCGACACTAGGGAGTGTAGGGATGTGATTCCAATCGGACATTTTTTGCCCAAGGTGAAGAACGaggcggctagggtttggaagAATAAAGAACGAAGAACAGCAAGAATGAGGGAGAAGAATAgaggc is a window encoding:
- the LOC130998786 gene encoding uncharacterized protein LOC130998786, which gives rise to MELMSSKKHLTIEEQNAMAHWLLANSTNGKTNDVAQKEEAAMFGVSRRSVRHFWSKTKQKIQSGTPVIFTSAHKGVIHKDMKKLDVEKVKSLSILERSTIRKMAVKLQVSKSLLGQWIKRKELRPHTSAIKPLLTDVNKIARMKYCLSNVVYDAAMSRYSYQSMHNVVHIDEKLFYMTKTSDRPQFSTDGQELFDGKIGIFPFTTVEATKRKSKNRAKGVLEVKPIQSIIKEIIPAIKEKWPKSYQLKHIIIQRDNAKPHFNKDDPDFITAANSDGFKVELVCQPANSPDLNVNDLGFFRAIQSLQDDKMAKTIEDLLQNVLISFQELSAVTLNNVFLTLQRCLTEIMRVQGSNDYKIPHINKSRLLRMGMLPECIEVDE